In Kwoniella dejecticola CBS 10117 chromosome 4, complete sequence, one genomic interval encodes:
- a CDS encoding cysteine-tRNA ligase, whose product MSVSTASKASTSTLTEQEPVLRVYNSLTRSKDVFKTRKPRHIDWYNCGPTVYDSSHMGHARNYLTQDIIRRILRDYFGYNVNFVMNITDIDDKIILRAREKYLLDETKSKHTSITPALLNDTKTAFSRFFSGKLIKSLPSLPASLSDSQDDLDKFLVILEQDKSDPIFAEAARQKEEKYTLYLASLLKARGAIKKAEGLLNGSGQTDVVELVDGTSDVLGPYYGETLGHTISDPIAVSRQLALYWEDQFFQDMSKLNILPPNTKPRVSEYVKEIVEFVEQIIKNGFAYEAEGSVWFDVAKFDGAEGDGYRHDYAKLQPGSKGNKKLLDEGEGALTGSKGKKQSADFALWKAKSKPGEPAWPSPWGEGRPGWHIECSVMASAILGKGMDIHSGGVDLMFPHHDNELAQSEAYHGCQQWVNYFLHTGHLHIEGLKMSKSLKNFITIDEELSRNTARRLRLAFMLQTWNQKLDYSRGLIADTKAKEETFDNFFANINARLSQAAPSSDGLHQNGPAEETLTNDLFDAQKDFHAALCDSFNTPTAIQTLLDLVAKTNIYISTKGRDANLNVVTNIAEWITRMLRMFGLGEGAPAKNGIGWGMAVVGGEEVNGQVVSSQIEPWAKSISSFRDAVRRLAMDKTLNPNELSKQILALSDRFRDEEAVNLGLQLDDGQGSDGGALFKIVDPQSLVAAREEKRTIAAEKLAKKEANARAAEEKRIAQLEKGKISPKAMFKPPHTNGLYTEWDAEGLPTKDAEGNEVSKSLLKKLAKEVKVQEKLHEAYLAWVKEQETKQ is encoded by the exons ATGTCTGTCTCCACAGCATCAAAAGCGTCCACATCGACTCTAACCGAGCAAGAACCTGTCTTGAGGGTGTACAACTCTCTTACGAGGTCTAAG GATGTGTTCAAGACTCGTAAACCGAGGCATATAGACTGGTACAATTGTGGACCGACCGTTTACGACTCTAGTCATATGGGACATGCGAG GAATTATCTGACCCAAGATATCATTCGAAGGATATTAAGAGATTATTTCGGATACAATGTCAACTTCGTAATGAACATCACGGACATCGATGACAAG ATCATTCTGCGAGCAAGAGAGAAATACCTATTAGACGAAACCAAATCGAAACACACTTCAATAACACCAGCTTTACTCAACGATACCAAAACAGCATTCTCTAGATTCTTTTCTGGTAAACTCATAAAATCacttccttcccttccagcAAGCTTATCGGATTCTCAAGATGACTTAGACAAGTTCTTGGTGATTCTGGAACAAGACAAAAGTGATCCGATATTCGCTGAAGCTGCTCGacaaaaggaagagaaataTACGCTGTACTTGGCAAGCTTGCTTAAAGCTCGCGGGGCGATAAAGAAGGCTGAGGGGCTGTTAAATGGTTCAGGTCAAACAGACGTGGTGGAATTGGTAGATGGGACGAGCGATGTTCTTGGACCGTATTATGGTGAAACT CTCGGACACACAATATCTGATCCTATAGCCGTATCCCGCCAACTCGCTTTGTACTGGGAAGACCAATTCTTCCAAGACATGTCCAAACTCAACATCTTACCGCCAAATACCAAACCCAGAGTATCCGAATACGTGAAAGAGATCGTAGAATTCGTTGAACAGATAATAAAGAACGGTTTCGCGTATGAAGCAGAAGGAAGTGTTTGGTTCGATGTAGCGAAGTTTGATGGTGCGGAAGGCGATGGGTACAGGCATGATTACGCGAAGCTGCAACCGGGGTCTAAGGGGAATAAGAAGTTGTtagatgaaggcgaaggtgcaTTGACGGGAAGTAAAGGGAAGAAACAGTCGGCGGATTTCGCATTGTGGAAGGCGAAATCGAAACCTGGTGAACCGGCTTGGCCGTCGCCGTGGGGAGAGGGTCGACCGGGTTGGCATATTGAGTGTTCGGTCATGGCCTCGGCGATATTAGGGAAGGGGATGGATATACATTCAGGAGGGGTGGATTTGATGTTCCCCCATCACGACAATGAATTGGCTCAATCAGAG GCGTACCATGGATGCCAACAATGGGTGAATTACTTCTTGCATACGGGTCACTTACATATCGAGGGTCTGAAAATGAGTAAATCCCTGAAAAACTTCATCACGATAGAT GAAGAGTTATCAAGGAATACCGCCAGGAGGTTGCGTTTAGCGTTCATGCTGCAGACTTGGAACCAAAAGCTGGACTATAGTCGTGGCTTGATAGCCGAtaccaaagccaaagaagagacGTTCGAC AACTTCTTCGCCAATATCAATGCTAGATTATCGCAAGCTGCACCGTCGTCGGATGGACTGCATCAAAACGGACCAGCTGAAGAGACGCTGACTAATGA CCTTTTCGATGCCCAAAAAGACTTCCACGCAGCCCTTTGTGACTCCTTTAACACCCCTACAGCAATCCAAACCCTGCTCGATCTCGTCGCGAAGACGAACATCTACATATCGACGAAGGGGCGAGACGCGAATTTGAACGTAGTAACGAATATTGCCGAATGGATAACCAGGATGCTGAGGATGTTTGGACTTGGTGAAGGCGCACCGGCGAAGAACGGCATCGGATGGGGAATGGCAGTCGTAGGTGGCGAAGAAGTCAACGGGCAGGTT GTATCTTCGCAAATCGAGCCATGGGCCAAATCAATATCCTCGTTCCGCGACGCCGTCCGACGGCTGGCAATGGACAAAACACTTAACCCTAATGAACTCTCCAAGCAGATCTTAGCATTGTCAGATAGGTTCAGAGACGAGGAAGCCGTCAATCTGGGACTTCAATTAGATGATGGTCAAGGATCAGATGGCGGAGCATTATTCAAGATCGTCGACCCGCAGTCACTCGTTGCAGCtcgagaggagaagaggacgataGCAGCTGAGAAGCTGGCTAAGAAAGAAGCTAATGCTCGAGCGgcagaagaaaagaggataGCTCAGTTGGAAAAAGGAAAGATCAGTCCGAAGGCTATGTTCAAACCCCCTCACACGAATGGGCTGTACACTGAATGGGATGCTGAAGGTTTACCGACCAAAGATGCTGAGGGCAACGAGGTCAGTAAGAGTCTATTGAAGAAGTTGGCGAAGGAGGTGAAAGTGCAGGAGAAGTTGCATGAGGCATATCTCGCTTGGGTGAAGGAGCAAGAGACCAAGCAGTAG
- a CDS encoding endoplasmic reticulum vesicle protein 25, whose translation MMIRPILLLLSVISAACAVKFDIVADRYPKPSECKKVIWNFAAAHSLVIVTANVPYESGQRVDIEILDGSERGNVYLNKKDIKGETRLAITTHESADVGVCIRNFLENDTHEKVSRSVDLDVDIGADAIDYNAIANQESLSILEVEMRKLEAVVKEIVEEMGYLQRREMRMRDTNESTNSRVKNFSILITIGIIGLGIWQLVHLRSFFKRKYLID comes from the exons atgatgattcgACCGATATTGCTGCTGTTATCGGTGATATCGGCTGCGTGTGCGGTGAAATTCGATATAGTAGCTGATAGGTATCCGAAACCAAGTGAGTGTAAGAAAGT TATATGGAATTTTGCTGCTGCTCATTCATTGGTAATTGTTACTGCCAATGTACCGTATGAGTCAGGACAGAGAGTGGATATTGAAATACTAGACGGCTCGGAGAGAGGAAACGTATACTTGAATAAGAAG GATATCAAAGGGGAAACTCGACTGGCTATCACAACACATGAATCAGCGGATGTTGGGGTCTGTATCAGAAACTTCCTGGAGAACG ATACACATGAGAAAGTGTCGAGGAGTGTAGATTTAGATGTTGACATAGGTGCAGATGCCATCGATTATAA CGCTATAGCGAACCAAGAATCTCTATCGATATTAGAAGTTGAGATGCGTAAATTAGAAGCTGTTGTCAAAGAGATCGTTGAGGAAATGGGTTATCTACAAAGGAGAgaaatgagaatgagggatacaaatg AAAGCACGAATTCGCGGGTGAAGAATTTCTCTATCCTGATCACTATCGGTATAATTGGACTAGGAATATGGCAG CTCGTCCACTTGCGGTCTTTCTTCAAGCGTAAATACCTCATCGATTAG